A DNA window from Daucus carota subsp. sativus chromosome 3, DH1 v3.0, whole genome shotgun sequence contains the following coding sequences:
- the LOC108210721 gene encoding protein BOBBER 1 → MAILTDYEEPAVTVAKPSAPPVTKPFTAVLDTSNPLGFIQSALEFAARESKLFDSDSVVDEVSSLVRVVKEKLDDEEKRKREKIEAEKKKKEKEVSEKKVNGNGKVNADKEKESGKSDEKKEKTALAPNAGNGLDMENYSWGQSLQEVTITIPVPLGTKSRSILLEMKKNHLKVGLKGQPPIIDGDLYQPIKLDDSIWSLEDQKCISVLLSKQDKMQWWKYLVKGDPEVDTQKVEPESSKLSDLDGETRSTVEKMMFDQRQKQMGLPTSDDMQKQDLLKKFMEQHPEMDFSNAKFA, encoded by the exons ATGGCGATCCTCACCGACTACGAAGAACCCGCCGTCACCGTAGCAAAGCCCTCAGCTCCGCCCGTCACGAAGCCATTCACCGCCGTGCTAGACACCTCCAATCCGCTCGGCTTCATCCAATCCGCTCTCGAGTTCGCGGCGCGCGAATCGAAGCTGTTTGACAGCGATTCGGTCGTTGATGAAGTGAGTTCGCTCGTTCGAGTCGTGAAGGAGAAGCTCGATGATGAGGAGAAGAGgaagagagagaagattgaggctgagaagaagaagaaagagaaggAGGTGAGTGAGAAGAAAGTCAACGGGAACGGGAAAGTCAACGCGGATAAGGAGAAGGAGAGTGGGAAGAGTGACGAGAAGAAGGAGAAAACTGCTTTAG CTCCCAATGCTGGCAATGGCTTGGATATGGAGAACTACAGTTGGGGTCAATCTCTGCAAGAGGTTACTATCACCATTCCAGTGCCTCTCGGAACGAAATCGCGGTCCATTTTgttggagatgaagaaaaaccATCTGAAGGTGGGATTGAAGGGGCAGCCCCCAATCATTGAT GGGGATCTTTATCAGCCTATTAAGCTTGATGATAGTATATGGAGCCTGG AGGACCAGAAGTGTATCTCTGTACTTCTTTCCAAGCAGGACAAAATGCAATGGTGGAAGTACTTGGTGAAAGGGGATCCTGAAGTTGATACCCAAAAGGTAGAGCCTGAGAGCAGCAAACTATCTGATCTAGATGGAGAAACACGGTCAACTGTGGAGAAAATGATG TTTGACCAGCGCCAGAAACAGATGGGGCTTCCAACTAGCGATGACATGCAGAAACAGGACCTGCTTAAGAAATTTATGGAGCAG CATCCGGAGATGGACTTCTCAAATGCAAAATTTGCTTGA
- the LOC108214625 gene encoding uncharacterized protein LOC108214625 isoform X1 codes for MRSGEKDKEKSLKRSRSSLLNSGKMTVTDETVMDVLDGSDCFPIEEIVHYPLPGYGAPTSVAFSPDDSLVTYLYSSENTLNRNLFSFDPTTGKQDLLFNPPGGGLDEDNLSAEEKLRRERLRERGLGVTRYEWVKTGPHENAVMVPLPAGIYFQNLSSQPQLKLQSAPTSPVIDPHLSPDGSMLSYVRDNELHVLDLLQNESKQITFGADGKTLTHGVAEYIAQEEMDRRHGYWWSLDSKFIAFTQVDSSAIPNFTIVHQGHSTTGPDAQEDHAYPFAGGPNANVRLGVVSANGGEVTWMDVFCGGKDQANHDEEYLARVNWMHGNILTAQVLNRSHSKLKILKFDIQTGEREVLLVEEHDTWVSLHDCFTPLDKGLGKFSGGFIWASEKTGFKHLYLHDASGKCLEPITQGDWMVEQIAGVNEAAGLVYFTGTLDSPLECHLYCTKLFPDENCALPLKLTKGKGKHVVVIDHQMRRYIDIHDSLDYPPRISLCDLQDGSVIMPLYEQPLAVTKNKKLQLQPPEIFEVQAKDGTTLYGVLYKPDATKFGPPPYKTMVSVYGGPSVQLACDSWVNTVDMRAQHLRSKGILVWKMDNRGSARRGIKFEGAVKNNFGLLDAEDQVSGAEWLIKQGLTKAGHIGIYGWSYGGYLSAISLCRFPDVFRCAISGAPVTSWDGYDTFYTEKYMGLPTENQSGYAFGAVLHHVPDLNGKLLLVHGLIDENVHFRHTARLVNALVAARKPYELLIFPDARHMPRPVKDRLYMEERIWDFIKRTL; via the exons ATGCGATCCGGTGAAAAAGATAAAGAGAAGAGTTTGAAACGTTCCAGATCATCGCTGTTAAATAGTGGCAAGATGACTGTTACTGATGAAACTGTCATGGACGTGCTTGATGGTTCCGATTGTTTTCCTATCGAGGAGATAGTGCATTACCCGTTGCCAGGATACGGAGCTCCAACTTCAGTGGCTTTTAGTCCGGATGACAGTTTGGTAACTTATTTGTATAGCTCTGAGAACACTTTAAACAGGAATCTGTTCTCGTTTGATCCTACAACTGGTAAGCAAGATCTGCTTTTTAATCCTCCTGGTGGTGGGCTCGATGAGGATAATCTATCTGCAGAAGAGAAGTTGAGGCGAGAGAGATTGAGGGAACGTGGGTTAGGAGTTACACGGTATGAATGGGTGAAGACGGGTCCTCATGAGAATGCGGTGATGGTGCCTCTGCCTGCCGGG ATATACTTCCAGAATCTTTCTTCACAACCACAACTTAAGCTTCAAAGTGCACCGACCTCTCCCGTTATCGATCCACATCTTTCACCTGATGGCTCCATGCTTTCGTATGTCAGAGATAACGAACTACATGTCTTGGATCTTTTGCAAAATGAGTCAAAGCAGATAACTTTTGGAGCTGATGGGAAGACCTTG ACACATGGTGTGGCCGAGTATATCGCAcag gAAGAAATGGACAGGAGACATGGTTACTGGTGGTCCCTAGACAGCAAATTTATAGCTTTTACACAAGTTGATTCGTCAGCTATACCTAATTTCACAATTGTGCATCAAGGTCATAGCACTACTGGTCCAGATGCACAAGAAGACCATGCTTATCCTTTTGCTGGGGGGCCAAATGCCAATGTACGCCTTGGGGTTGTATCTGCTAATGGAGGTGAAGTAACTTGGATGGATGTCTTCTGTGGAGGAAAGGACCAAGCAAACCACGACGAGGAGTATTTAGCCAGAGTCAATTGGATGCATGGGAATATTCTTACTGCTCAGGTTTTGAACAGGTCACATTCGAAACTAAAGATCCTAAAGTTTGATATCCAAACAGGAGAAAGAGAAGTACTTTTGGTTGAAGAACACGATACATGGGTCAGTTTGCACGACTGCTTTACACCTCTGGATAAAGGTCTTGGTAAATTTTCTGGAGGATTTATTTGGGCTAGTGAAAAAACAGGTTTTAAACACCTCTATCTGCACGATGCAAGTGGAAAATGCCTGGAACCAATAACTCAAGGTGATTGGATGGTCGAGCAAATTGCAGGTGTAAATGAGGCTGCGGGTCTTGTATATTTCACTGGAACCTTAGATAGCCCTCTGGAGTGTCATCTTTACTGTACCAAGTTATTCCCTGATGAAAACTGTGCACTACCCTTGAAATTGACCAAGGGCAAGGGAAAACATGTTGTTGTGATTGATCACCAAATGCGGAGATATATTGATATTCACGATTCTTTGGACTATCCCCCTAGAATTTCGCTTTGTGACTTGCAGGATGGTAGTGTAATAATGCCTCTGTATGAGCAGCCATTAGCtgttacaaaaaataaaaagcttCAACTTCAGCCTCCAGAGATATTCGAAGTACAGGCAAAGGATGGAACCACTCTGTATGGTGTTTTATACAAACCTGATGCAACAAAGTTTGGACCTCCACCATACAAAACAATGGTCAGTGTTTACGGTGGTCCAAGTGTGCAGCTTGCCTGTGATTCATGGGTGAACACAGTAGACATGAGAGCTCAGCATCTTAGAAGTAAAGGCATATTAGTGTGGAAG ATGGACAATAGAGGATCTGCCCGTCGTGGAATTAAATTTGAAGGTGCAGTCAAGAACAACTTTGGTCTCCTTGATGCAGAAGATCAGGTGAGTGGAGCTGAGTGGCTCATTAAACAAGGGCTAACCAAAGCTGGCCATATTGGAATATATGGTTGGAGCTATGGCGGGTACCTCTCAGCTATATCTTTGTGTAGGTTTCCTGATGTTTTTAGATGTGCTATATCTGGCGCTCCTGTGACATCGTGGGATGGGTATGACACCTTTTACACTGAAAAGTATATGGGTTTGCCTACTGAAAACCAATCTGGATATGCATTTGGTGCAGTGCTGCACCACGTGCCAGATTTGAATGGGAAATTGTTACTAGTGCATGGGTTAATTGATGAAAATGTTCATTTTCGGCACACTGCCAGACTTGTCAATGCATTAGTGGCAGCTCGAAAGCCTTATGAATTATTGATTTTTCCTGATGCTCGACACATGCCACGCCCAGTGAAGGATCGCCTTTATATGGAAGAGAGGATATGGGATTTCATCAAGAGGACCTTATAA
- the LOC108214625 gene encoding uncharacterized protein LOC108214625 isoform X2, with protein sequence MTVTDETVMDVLDGSDCFPIEEIVHYPLPGYGAPTSVAFSPDDSLVTYLYSSENTLNRNLFSFDPTTGKQDLLFNPPGGGLDEDNLSAEEKLRRERLRERGLGVTRYEWVKTGPHENAVMVPLPAGIYFQNLSSQPQLKLQSAPTSPVIDPHLSPDGSMLSYVRDNELHVLDLLQNESKQITFGADGKTLTHGVAEYIAQEEMDRRHGYWWSLDSKFIAFTQVDSSAIPNFTIVHQGHSTTGPDAQEDHAYPFAGGPNANVRLGVVSANGGEVTWMDVFCGGKDQANHDEEYLARVNWMHGNILTAQVLNRSHSKLKILKFDIQTGEREVLLVEEHDTWVSLHDCFTPLDKGLGKFSGGFIWASEKTGFKHLYLHDASGKCLEPITQGDWMVEQIAGVNEAAGLVYFTGTLDSPLECHLYCTKLFPDENCALPLKLTKGKGKHVVVIDHQMRRYIDIHDSLDYPPRISLCDLQDGSVIMPLYEQPLAVTKNKKLQLQPPEIFEVQAKDGTTLYGVLYKPDATKFGPPPYKTMVSVYGGPSVQLACDSWVNTVDMRAQHLRSKGILVWKMDNRGSARRGIKFEGAVKNNFGLLDAEDQVSGAEWLIKQGLTKAGHIGIYGWSYGGYLSAISLCRFPDVFRCAISGAPVTSWDGYDTFYTEKYMGLPTENQSGYAFGAVLHHVPDLNGKLLLVHGLIDENVHFRHTARLVNALVAARKPYELLIFPDARHMPRPVKDRLYMEERIWDFIKRTL encoded by the exons ATGACTGTTACTGATGAAACTGTCATGGACGTGCTTGATGGTTCCGATTGTTTTCCTATCGAGGAGATAGTGCATTACCCGTTGCCAGGATACGGAGCTCCAACTTCAGTGGCTTTTAGTCCGGATGACAGTTTGGTAACTTATTTGTATAGCTCTGAGAACACTTTAAACAGGAATCTGTTCTCGTTTGATCCTACAACTGGTAAGCAAGATCTGCTTTTTAATCCTCCTGGTGGTGGGCTCGATGAGGATAATCTATCTGCAGAAGAGAAGTTGAGGCGAGAGAGATTGAGGGAACGTGGGTTAGGAGTTACACGGTATGAATGGGTGAAGACGGGTCCTCATGAGAATGCGGTGATGGTGCCTCTGCCTGCCGGG ATATACTTCCAGAATCTTTCTTCACAACCACAACTTAAGCTTCAAAGTGCACCGACCTCTCCCGTTATCGATCCACATCTTTCACCTGATGGCTCCATGCTTTCGTATGTCAGAGATAACGAACTACATGTCTTGGATCTTTTGCAAAATGAGTCAAAGCAGATAACTTTTGGAGCTGATGGGAAGACCTTG ACACATGGTGTGGCCGAGTATATCGCAcag gAAGAAATGGACAGGAGACATGGTTACTGGTGGTCCCTAGACAGCAAATTTATAGCTTTTACACAAGTTGATTCGTCAGCTATACCTAATTTCACAATTGTGCATCAAGGTCATAGCACTACTGGTCCAGATGCACAAGAAGACCATGCTTATCCTTTTGCTGGGGGGCCAAATGCCAATGTACGCCTTGGGGTTGTATCTGCTAATGGAGGTGAAGTAACTTGGATGGATGTCTTCTGTGGAGGAAAGGACCAAGCAAACCACGACGAGGAGTATTTAGCCAGAGTCAATTGGATGCATGGGAATATTCTTACTGCTCAGGTTTTGAACAGGTCACATTCGAAACTAAAGATCCTAAAGTTTGATATCCAAACAGGAGAAAGAGAAGTACTTTTGGTTGAAGAACACGATACATGGGTCAGTTTGCACGACTGCTTTACACCTCTGGATAAAGGTCTTGGTAAATTTTCTGGAGGATTTATTTGGGCTAGTGAAAAAACAGGTTTTAAACACCTCTATCTGCACGATGCAAGTGGAAAATGCCTGGAACCAATAACTCAAGGTGATTGGATGGTCGAGCAAATTGCAGGTGTAAATGAGGCTGCGGGTCTTGTATATTTCACTGGAACCTTAGATAGCCCTCTGGAGTGTCATCTTTACTGTACCAAGTTATTCCCTGATGAAAACTGTGCACTACCCTTGAAATTGACCAAGGGCAAGGGAAAACATGTTGTTGTGATTGATCACCAAATGCGGAGATATATTGATATTCACGATTCTTTGGACTATCCCCCTAGAATTTCGCTTTGTGACTTGCAGGATGGTAGTGTAATAATGCCTCTGTATGAGCAGCCATTAGCtgttacaaaaaataaaaagcttCAACTTCAGCCTCCAGAGATATTCGAAGTACAGGCAAAGGATGGAACCACTCTGTATGGTGTTTTATACAAACCTGATGCAACAAAGTTTGGACCTCCACCATACAAAACAATGGTCAGTGTTTACGGTGGTCCAAGTGTGCAGCTTGCCTGTGATTCATGGGTGAACACAGTAGACATGAGAGCTCAGCATCTTAGAAGTAAAGGCATATTAGTGTGGAAG ATGGACAATAGAGGATCTGCCCGTCGTGGAATTAAATTTGAAGGTGCAGTCAAGAACAACTTTGGTCTCCTTGATGCAGAAGATCAGGTGAGTGGAGCTGAGTGGCTCATTAAACAAGGGCTAACCAAAGCTGGCCATATTGGAATATATGGTTGGAGCTATGGCGGGTACCTCTCAGCTATATCTTTGTGTAGGTTTCCTGATGTTTTTAGATGTGCTATATCTGGCGCTCCTGTGACATCGTGGGATGGGTATGACACCTTTTACACTGAAAAGTATATGGGTTTGCCTACTGAAAACCAATCTGGATATGCATTTGGTGCAGTGCTGCACCACGTGCCAGATTTGAATGGGAAATTGTTACTAGTGCATGGGTTAATTGATGAAAATGTTCATTTTCGGCACACTGCCAGACTTGTCAATGCATTAGTGGCAGCTCGAAAGCCTTATGAATTATTGATTTTTCCTGATGCTCGACACATGCCACGCCCAGTGAAGGATCGCCTTTATATGGAAGAGAGGATATGGGATTTCATCAAGAGGACCTTATAA
- the LOC108212057 gene encoding ALA-interacting subunit 5 — protein MPASEGSPDSSSSSRKSSKKPKYSRFSQQELPAYKPILTPQWVITVFVFIGIVFIPVGLASLSAANQVEEISERYDDKCGPQTNNTCERKITVKKKMKNPIYVYYQLDKFYQNHRRYVKSRNDLQLRQTSRGREQAGCDPISNTANPIVPCGLIAWSLFNDTYKFSVKDKDINVDKKDIAWKSDKDYKFGSQVYPKNFQKGEGGIGGGKLNESLPLSEQEDLIVWMRTAALPTFRKLYGKITVDLEVNDVVTVKIQNNYNTYKYGGQKLLVLSTTSWMGGKNHFLGRAYLTLGAISLFIAGCFIVLYIIKPRPLGDPAYLSWNRYPGGGI, from the exons ATGCCAGCTTCTGAGGGGTCTCctgattcttcttcttcttccagaAAGAGTTCCAAGAAACCTAAAT ATTCCAGGTTTTCACAACAAGAGCTTCCTGCTTATAAACCGATTTTAACCCCACAATGG GTTATTACAGTTTTTGTTTTCATCGGCATTGTCTTCATCCCTGTTGGCCTTGCCTCCTTGTCTGCAGCAAATCAG GTGGAGGAAATTTCAGAACGCTATGATGACAAATGTGGTCCGCAAACTAACAATACATGTGAAAGGAAAATTACA gtgaaaaagaaaatgaagaatcccATTTATGTGTATTATCAGCTGGACAAGTTCTATCAAAATCATCGTCG ttATGTGAAAAGCAGGAATGATCTGCAGTTGCGCCAGACATCACGAGGACGTGAACAAGCAGGTTGTGATCCGATATCAAACACAGCAAATCCAATTGTTCCTTGTGGCCTCATTGCTTGGAGCTTGTTCAATGACACATACAAATTTTCCGTGAAAGACAAAGATATAAATGTAGATAAAAAGGACATAGCTTGGAAAAGCGATAAGGATTATAAATTTGGGTCTCAAGTTTACCCTAAAAATTTTCAGAAAGGAGAAGGCGGCATTGGAGGAGGAAAACTGAATGAGAGTTTACCT TTGAGTGAACAAGAGGATCTTATCGTCTGGATGAGAACTGCTGCGCTCCCTACCTTCAGAAAGCTTTATGGTAAGATCACCGTTGATCTGGAAGTGAATGACGTTGTTACAGTTAAAATACAGAACAATTACAACACCTACAAGTATGGAGGCCAGAAGCTGCTTGTTCTTTCAACTACGTCGTGGATGGGTGGGAAAAACCACTTCCTCGGTAGAGCATACCTTACTCTTGGAGCAATCAGTCTGTTCATTGCAGGATGCTTTATTGTTTTGTATATTATCAAGCCAAG GCCTCTCGGTGATCCAGCTTACTTGTCATGGAACAGATATCCCGGTGGAGGAATATAA